The Octadecabacter arcticus 238 genome contains a region encoding:
- a CDS encoding nitroreductase family protein produces MNEVLPSYQALPLPDRSDYDDARMQAEAERFYAHVKTRHSIREYTDKPVPKAVIEACVLAAGTAPSGANQQPWHFVAISDPVMKSAIRKAAEDEEKKFYSGAGGDAWLKALEPIGTDASKPHLDIAPWLIVVFAQRWGERDGARVKHYYVPESVGIATGMLITALHTAGLSCLTHTPNPMKFLNELCARPESEKPIMILAVGHPADNATVPAIAKNKKDLQEILTTYQGDV; encoded by the coding sequence ATGAACGAAGTCCTTCCAAGCTATCAGGCCCTGCCACTGCCCGACCGCAGCGATTACGACGATGCCCGAATGCAGGCCGAGGCTGAGCGTTTTTATGCCCATGTCAAAACCCGACATTCGATCCGTGAATACACTGATAAACCCGTGCCAAAGGCGGTAATAGAAGCCTGCGTTCTTGCCGCCGGAACCGCCCCGAGTGGTGCAAACCAACAGCCTTGGCATTTTGTGGCAATCAGCGATCCGGTGATGAAATCCGCCATTCGCAAAGCGGCCGAAGATGAGGAAAAAAAGTTCTACAGCGGCGCTGGCGGCGATGCTTGGCTCAAGGCCTTGGAACCGATCGGCACCGATGCGTCCAAGCCGCACCTCGATATTGCACCTTGGTTGATCGTGGTTTTCGCCCAACGCTGGGGTGAACGGGATGGCGCGCGCGTCAAACATTACTACGTCCCCGAAAGCGTCGGAATTGCCACGGGAATGCTGATCACGGCCCTGCATACCGCAGGCCTGTCCTGCCTCACCCATACGCCCAACCCGATGAAATTTCTGAATGAACTGTGCGCCCGTCCCGAGAGCGAAAAGCCAATCATGATCCTCGCTGTTGGGCATCCTGCCGACAATGCGACAGTGCCTGCCATTGCGAAAAATAAGAAGGATTTGCAGGAAATCCTGACCACTTATCAAGGTGATGTATGA
- the fghA gene encoding S-formylglutathione hydrolase: protein MEVLSENRCFGGIQGVYKHQSTATGTDMTFAVFLPAEAADGPVPVLWFLSGLTCTHDNAMTKAGAQAWAAEQGIAIVFPDTSPRGDGVPNDDAFDLGQGAGFYIDATEAPWSDHFKMWTYTAEELPAVIGENFAVDLTRQSITGHSMGGHGALTMAMALPGRFRSVSAFAPICNPTQSDWGRKQFTAYWGDEDNWGLHDATLLMKKSGFDGPMLIDTGTNDQFWDLLGTEAFAAAMTAKRQEGLLRLQKGYDHSYFFISTFMEDHVNFHAEALWA, encoded by the coding sequence ATGGAAGTCTTATCAGAAAACCGCTGCTTTGGCGGTATACAGGGTGTCTACAAGCACCAATCGACTGCAACTGGAACCGACATGACCTTTGCGGTATTCCTCCCCGCCGAAGCCGCTGACGGACCTGTTCCAGTGCTGTGGTTCCTGTCGGGTCTGACCTGCACCCATGACAACGCGATGACCAAAGCAGGCGCGCAGGCGTGGGCGGCCGAACAGGGGATCGCAATCGTCTTTCCCGACACATCCCCGCGCGGTGACGGTGTGCCAAACGATGACGCCTTTGATCTCGGCCAAGGGGCAGGTTTTTACATCGACGCGACTGAGGCGCCGTGGTCCGATCATTTCAAAATGTGGACCTACACGGCAGAAGAACTGCCTGCCGTTATCGGTGAAAACTTCGCGGTCGACCTGACCCGACAGTCTATCACCGGCCATTCCATGGGTGGCCACGGCGCGCTGACGATGGCGATGGCACTGCCCGGGCGGTTCCGGTCTGTGTCTGCCTTCGCGCCAATCTGCAACCCGACGCAAAGCGACTGGGGCCGCAAACAATTCACCGCCTATTGGGGCGATGAAGACAATTGGGGACTGCATGACGCGACGCTGTTGATGAAGAAATCGGGCTTTGACGGGCCGATGTTGATCGATACGGGAACGAACGACCAATTCTGGGATTTGCTCGGCACCGAGGCCTTTGCAGCCGCGATGACCGCCAAGCGGCAAGAAGGTCTGTTGCGTCTGCAAAAAGGCTACGATCACAGCTATTTCTTCATCTCAACGTTCATGGAAGATCACGTAAACTTCCACGCAGAAGCGTTGTGGGCGTGA
- a CDS encoding YaiI/YqxD family protein, with translation MIYIDADACPVKAEVEKVGTRHGVHIFVVSNGGLRPSQNPLVETIIVPDGPDIADMWIADRAVTGDIVITGDIPLAAKCVAAGARVLKHNGEALNQANIGNVLATRDLMTDIRAADPFRQGGGKAFSKADRSRFLDALERELRATKLAK, from the coding sequence ATGATTTACATCGACGCGGATGCATGCCCCGTTAAGGCGGAAGTCGAAAAAGTCGGCACGCGCCATGGCGTGCACATATTCGTTGTGTCCAACGGTGGCTTGCGACCATCACAAAACCCGCTGGTCGAAACGATCATCGTGCCTGATGGCCCGGACATTGCCGACATGTGGATCGCTGATCGTGCGGTCACCGGCGATATTGTTATCACTGGCGACATCCCCTTGGCCGCCAAATGCGTTGCAGCGGGCGCGCGTGTGCTCAAACACAATGGTGAGGCTTTGAACCAAGCCAACATCGGCAACGTCCTTGCGACACGCGATCTGATGACAGATATTCGTGCGGCTGATCCATTCCGGCAGGGCGGCGGCAAGGCGTTTTCGAAAGCCGACCGTTCCCGTTTTCTGGATGCGTTGGAGCGTGAATTGCGCGCCACCAAACTAGCCAAATGA